The Enterobacter asburiae genome window below encodes:
- the atpI gene encoding F0F1 ATP synthase subunit I, with protein MSVSLLSRNVARKLLFVQFLAVIASGLLFSLKDPFWGISAVCGGLAVVLPNVLFMIFAWRHQAHTPAKGRVAWSFALGEVCKVLLTFALLVMALAVLKVVFMPLIATWVLVLVVQVLAPAVINNKG; from the coding sequence ATGTCTGTGTCGCTCTTGAGTAGAAACGTTGCTCGTAAGCTTCTGTTCGTTCAGTTTCTGGCTGTGATAGCAAGTGGACTGCTGTTTAGCCTCAAAGACCCCTTCTGGGGCATCTCCGCCGTGTGCGGGGGTTTGGCGGTTGTGCTGCCAAACGTGTTGTTTATGATTTTTGCCTGGCGTCATCAGGCGCATACACCCGCCAAAGGCCGCGTGGCCTGGTCCTTCGCCCTCGGCGAAGTGTGTAAGGTGTTGCTGACCTTTGCTTTACTGGTGATGGCGCTGGCTGTTTTGAAAGTGGTCTTCATGCCGCTGATAGCAACGTGGGTTTTGGTGCTGGTGGTACAAGTTCTGGCTCCAGCTGTAATCAATAACAAAGGGTAA
- the mnmG gene encoding tRNA uridine-5-carboxymethylaminomethyl(34) synthesis enzyme MnmG produces MFYQDPFDVIIIGGGHAGTEAAMAAARMGQQTLLLTHNIDTLGQMSCNPAIGGIGKGHLVKEVDALGGLMAKAIDHAGIQFRILNASKGPAVRATRAQADRVLYRQAVRTALENQPNLMIFQQAVEDLIVENDRVVGAVTQMGLKFRAKAVVLTVGTFLDGKIHIGLDNYSGGRAGDPPSIPLSRRLRELPLRVSRLKTGTPPRIDARTIDFSVLAQQHGDNPMPVFSFMGNAAQHPQQVPCYITHTNEKTHNVIRNNLDRSPMYAGVIEGIGPRYCPSIEDKVMRFADRNQHQIFLEPEGLTSNEIYPNGISTSLPFDVQMQIVRSMQGMENAKIVRPGYAIEYDFFDPRDLKPTLESKFIHGLFFAGQINGTTGYEEAAAQGLLAGLNAARFSAEKEGWAPGRSQAYLGVLVDDLCTLGTKEPYRMFTSRAEYRLMLREDNADLRLTEMGRELGLVDDKRWARFNEKLERIEQERQRLKTTWVNPQAETAAEVNAHLTAPLSREASGEDLLRRPEVTYENLVKLTAFAPGLEDAEAAEQVEIQVKYEGYIARQQDEIEKQQRNENTLLPEMLDYRQVTGLSNEVIAKLNDHKPVSIGQASRISGVTPAAISILLVWLKKQGMLRRSA; encoded by the coding sequence ATGTTTTATCAGGATCCTTTTGACGTCATCATCATTGGCGGGGGTCATGCAGGCACTGAGGCCGCAATGGCCGCAGCGCGTATGGGTCAGCAGACCCTGCTTTTGACACACAATATCGACACGCTGGGACAAATGTCCTGTAATCCGGCGATTGGCGGCATTGGGAAAGGACACCTGGTAAAAGAAGTGGATGCACTTGGCGGCCTGATGGCGAAAGCGATCGATCATGCAGGCATCCAGTTTAGGATACTAAACGCGAGTAAAGGTCCCGCCGTGCGTGCGACCCGTGCCCAGGCAGACCGCGTGCTATACCGTCAGGCTGTGCGCACCGCCCTGGAGAACCAGCCGAATCTGATGATCTTCCAGCAGGCGGTTGAAGATCTTATCGTTGAGAACGATCGCGTCGTAGGTGCCGTGACCCAGATGGGTCTCAAATTCCGTGCGAAAGCCGTGGTGCTGACCGTGGGCACATTCCTGGACGGTAAAATTCATATCGGTCTGGATAACTACAGCGGTGGCCGTGCCGGCGATCCGCCGTCTATTCCACTGTCTCGCCGTCTGCGTGAACTGCCGCTGCGCGTCAGCCGCCTGAAAACTGGTACGCCGCCGCGTATTGATGCGCGCACCATTGATTTCAGCGTCCTGGCGCAACAGCACGGTGATAATCCGATGCCGGTGTTCTCGTTCATGGGCAATGCGGCTCAGCATCCGCAGCAGGTACCGTGCTACATCACGCATACCAACGAGAAAACCCATAACGTGATCCGCAATAACCTCGATCGCAGCCCCATGTATGCCGGCGTGATCGAAGGGATCGGCCCACGCTACTGTCCGTCGATCGAAGACAAAGTGATGCGCTTTGCCGATCGTAACCAGCACCAGATCTTCCTGGAGCCGGAAGGGCTGACCTCAAATGAAATTTATCCGAACGGCATCTCCACCAGCCTGCCGTTCGATGTACAGATGCAAATTGTTCGCTCAATGCAGGGGATGGAGAATGCGAAAATCGTTCGGCCCGGCTACGCTATTGAGTACGATTTCTTCGATCCGCGCGACCTGAAGCCAACCCTGGAAAGCAAATTCATCCACGGTCTGTTCTTCGCGGGGCAGATTAACGGCACCACCGGCTACGAAGAAGCGGCTGCACAGGGTCTGCTTGCTGGTCTGAACGCCGCACGCTTCTCCGCTGAGAAAGAGGGTTGGGCGCCAGGCCGTTCTCAGGCGTATCTGGGCGTGCTGGTTGACGATCTCTGCACGCTGGGTACCAAAGAGCCGTACCGTATGTTTACCTCTCGCGCGGAATATCGCCTGATGCTGCGCGAAGATAACGCCGACCTGCGTCTGACCGAAATGGGCCGCGAGCTGGGTCTGGTCGATGACAAGCGCTGGGCGCGGTTTAACGAAAAGCTGGAACGCATTGAACAGGAACGCCAGCGCCTGAAAACCACCTGGGTGAATCCGCAGGCGGAAACCGCTGCCGAAGTAAACGCTCACTTAACCGCGCCGCTGTCGCGTGAAGCCAGCGGGGAAGATCTGCTGCGCCGTCCTGAAGTCACCTACGAGAACCTGGTCAAACTGACCGCGTTTGCGCCGGGCCTGGAAGACGCCGAAGCGGCAGAGCAGGTTGAGATCCAGGTGAAGTACGAAGGTTACATCGCGCGTCAGCAGGATGAGATCGAGAAACAGCAGCGTAACGAAAACACGCTGCTGCCGGAAATGCTGGACTACCGCCAGGTGACGGGCCTTTCCAACGAAGTGATCGCCAAGCTGAACGATCACAAACCGGTATCGATCGGTCAGGCATCCCGTATCTCCGGCGTCACGCCTGCAGCGATTTCGATCCTGCTGGTCTGGCTGAAAAAGCAGGGCATGCTGCGCCGCAGCGCGTAA
- the mioC gene encoding FMN-binding protein MioC, with protein MADITLISGSTLGGAEYVAEHLAEKLEDAGFSTETLHGPLLEDLPTDGVWLLITSTHGAGDLPDNLQPLYDELLEQQPDLSNVRFGAVGIGSREYDTFCGAIEKVEAAVTSCGAKQLGETLKINILDHDIPEDPAEIWLAEWKNLLKND; from the coding sequence ATGGCGGACATTACCCTTATCAGCGGCAGCACCCTTGGTGGTGCGGAATACGTAGCGGAACACCTGGCTGAAAAGCTGGAAGATGCGGGCTTTTCTACGGAAACCCTGCACGGTCCGTTGCTTGAAGATCTCCCGACTGACGGGGTCTGGCTGCTGATCACCTCCACGCACGGCGCGGGCGATCTGCCGGATAACCTGCAACCTTTATATGACGAACTGCTGGAACAGCAGCCCGATCTGTCAAACGTCCGTTTTGGCGCGGTGGGGATCGGCAGTCGTGAATATGACACCTTTTGCGGGGCAATAGAGAAAGTTGAAGCCGCTGTTACCTCCTGTGGAGCAAAACAGCTGGGTGAAACGCTCAAGATCAACATCCTCGATCATGACATTCCGGAGGATCCAGCCGAGATCTGGCTCGCGGAATGGAAAAATTTACTCAAAAACGATTAA
- the rsmG gene encoding 16S rRNA (guanine(527)-N(7))-methyltransferase RsmG, with protein MLNKLSRLLDQAGISLTDHQKNQLVAYVDMLNKWNKAYNLTSVRDPNEMLVRHILDSIVVAPWLKGERFIDVGTGPGLPGIPLSIVRPECHFTLLDSLGKRVRFLRQVQHELKLENITPVQSRVEEFPAEPPFDGVISRAFASLNDMVSWCKHLPAENGRFYALKGQLPGDEIEQLPDGFAVESIEKLHIPQLDGERHLVIIKPNNF; from the coding sequence GTGCTTAACAAACTCTCTCGTCTGCTGGATCAGGCAGGTATTTCGCTCACCGATCACCAGAAAAATCAGCTGGTGGCCTATGTCGATATGCTGAACAAATGGAACAAAGCGTACAACCTGACCTCAGTACGTGACCCCAACGAGATGCTGGTACGCCATATTCTCGATAGCATCGTGGTTGCCCCGTGGCTGAAAGGTGAGCGTTTTATCGACGTGGGTACGGGACCTGGTTTACCGGGCATTCCTCTGTCGATAGTTCGCCCTGAGTGCCACTTCACGCTGCTGGACAGCCTTGGCAAGCGCGTGCGCTTTTTACGTCAGGTACAGCATGAGCTGAAGCTTGAAAACATCACGCCCGTGCAGAGCAGGGTAGAGGAGTTCCCGGCAGAGCCGCCGTTTGACGGTGTTATCAGCCGCGCGTTTGCTTCGCTCAATGATATGGTGAGCTGGTGTAAGCACTTGCCTGCAGAGAATGGCCGCTTTTATGCGCTGAAAGGGCAGTTGCCAGGCGATGAAATTGAACAGCTCCCGGACGGTTTTGCTGTTGAATCCATCGAGAAATTACACATTCCTCAGCTCGATGGGGAGCGTCATCTGGTGATAATTAAGCCAAACAATTTTTAA